The Flavobacteriales bacterium genomic sequence GTTTCAAAACTGAATCTAACAAATGTTCTTTTTTTTCCACGCCAACAGCATCAAGGGATTTAGGCATAAAAACACCTTCGCAAAGTTGCGGATCAGGATGCGCATTTCAGCTCTCATTTCTCCGGTATTCAAAAAGCAAAATCCCTTCCAATACAACCGTTTCCAATCGATCAATGTGAACGAAACCTCGGTATTCGTGGCGCGGAAGACTTTCGATTCAAAAAACTCAGGAAACAGAGGCATTTGGTATTCCCGGGTACGAGTTTCGGTAATTCAACAAATATTGCACATGTGCCATCGGGAAACCCCTTGCCAGACAATGGAAACTAACAATTTGCTGAAAAATGACCGTGGATTCACGTTCACTTCACAAATAATTTTGGCTCCAGATTGTTTCGTAGGTCCGACGGGTATACAAAGAGAATATTGCCCTCCTTACCTGAAGGACAAAGACTAACTCCGGAAACCGCGTCATGGACTGCCCTCCACTTGAGTGGTTTCCGGAGTCTCTTTTTTAAATGTACGCTTTCTTTAGCATTCGGGAAGGTTTACAGGAATGCGGGATGCGAGTCCGGCCTCAGAAGTTTCTTTGTATTTTGTACTCATGTCCTGCGCAGTTTCCCACATGGTGGTTACCACGTCATCCAGGGAGATCTTGGCAACGCCCGGATCTGAATAAAGTGCAATGTTGCAAGCGGTGATGGCCTTCATGGCTCCCATCGTATTGCGTTCGATGCAGGGCACCTGTACCAATCCGCCGATCGGGTCGCAGGTAAGGCCGAGGTGATGTTCCATTGCAATCTCAGCTGCCATCAGGGATTGCTTGGGTGTTCCGCCGAAGCGTTCGCACAGTGCCGCAGCAGCCATGGCCGATGCCACACCGATCTCCGCCTGACATCCACCCATGGCTGCAGAAATGGTAGCTCCCTTTTTGAAAATGCTGCCCACTTCACTTGCGGTGAGGAGGAATCTGACGATGTCATCATCGCCTTCATTCCGGCAAAAAATATTATAGTACATCAGTACGGCGGGGATTACACCGGCCGCACCGTTGGTGGGTGCTGTCACCACGCGGCCGAAGGAGGCATTCTCCTCATTCACGGCCAGGGCGAAGCACGCCACCCAGTTCAGGGTACGCCGGAAGGTATTTTCTCCTTTGGCGATTTGTTGTTTCCACTCCTGCAGGTTGTCGTAATGCGCACCTTTGATCAGCAGTTCATCCAGGTCATAAGCGCGGCGGTGCACATCCAGGCCGCCGGGAAGCTTTCCTGTTTTGTGGCAGCCGCGGTAAATACATTCCTGCATCACGTTCCAGATGCCTATCAACCCTTCCTTCACGTCCCTTTCGGATTTCCAGCATTTCTCATTGGCCATTACCACGTCGCTAATGGACATGCCTGTTTCTTTACAGAACCTGAGCAAGTCAGCCGCACTGGAAACCGGATAGGTCAGCTGAATGGATTGTTCCTGCTGGGTTTCATCTTCCTTAACCACAAAGCCTCCGCCGATGGAATAATAGACTTCGCGCAGCAATCCGCCATCTTTCAGAAACACCTCAAACTCCATGGCATTCGAGTGAAACGGCAGCTGGCGGTCGAAGTGATAGAGGATGTGATGCTGTGGATCAAAATCAAGTTGAAGTTTTCCACCCAGCACCAGTTGTTTGGTTTCCCGCACCTGGAGAACGATTTTCTCGGCTTTATCTGCGCTGATCTCCGCAGGGTTCTCACCGGCGAGACCCAACATGATCGCCCGGCCGGTTCCGTGTCCTTTGCCCGTTTTGGCCAGCGACCCGAACAGGTGCACCTTCACTTCGGTCACCTGACCTACCCGTTCGCCCAGGCTCTCCAGCATTCTCAGGCAGGCTTTCCATGGCCCCATCGTGTGGGAACTGGACGGGCCGATCCCCACCTTGAACATATCAAATACACTAATCTGCTCCATACACTACATAGTTGAACGGACAAAGATAAGATGGAATCCCGGGGAATTTCAAAGGAAGGTAAATGTATTGCAGGCGAGGATTAGTAACCCGATGGGATGGCATTTCAGGAACGTCGCTGCTTACCTTCTTCTTCAAGCAGCAAGTGTATATCGTCTATCAACTGATCGATTTGTTTGGGATCCGTACCATCATAAAACCCACGGATGCGATGATGGCTATCAATCAGAATGAAGTTCTCGGTATGTATAAAATCACTTTTACCGCCATCTCCTTTGGTGGTAACGGCAAAATAAGACTTGCGGGCCAGGTCATAAATCTGCTTTTTGTCACCGGTGAGAAACATCCACTTATCCGTATGTGCATGGTATTTGTCGGCATATGCTTTTAAGGCTTCAACCGAATCCTGCTCCGGCATGACCGTGTGTGACACAAACATCACACGGTCATCATTCTCAAAGGCTTTATAAACCCGCTGCATCTGCACGGCCATTTTCAAACAAATACCCTGACAGGTGGTAAAGAAAAAATCGGAAACGTATACCTTATTCTCCAGGCTTTCCAGATGCACTTGCTTTCCATCCTGATTAACCAGGGTAAAATCCTGAATGGTGTGATCATGAGTTACTTTCTGCATTGAAGTATCCACCAATTCAGGATTGATATCAGCCGGACTGAGAATAGGAAGTTGTTTTGTTTCCCTGCTGGTATTGATACGGTAACCGATGGCAACGCCCACGGCTAAAACCACAACCAATGACACCAGTCTTATTTTTTCAGATTTTTGCAGCATGTTCCCGGCTTTCGCGCTTCAAAGTTACCAGAAAAAGTTATTTTTGCCTCCCTTGCAAACCGGTCGCGTAGCTCAGCTGGATACCTGCCTGCCGGCCCTAAGGCCAAAAGCGACGGCAGGCAGGGAGCAACAGCCTTCTAAGCAGGATGAAAACGTTCTTTGTATATGTGTTAGTCAGTAAAACCAAAGGCCTACGGTTCTACGTGGGCATGACACAAGACGTCCCGCAACGAATTAGGGAGCACAACACCGGTAGCACAAAATCGACCAAAGGATATGTACCTTGGGAGTTGTTTTTTGTTGAACAATATTCAAGTCGTTCAGAAGCCAGGGGTTAGAGAAAAGTATTGGAAAAGCGGGATCGGTAAAGAAAGAATCAAACACAAATGGTCGCGTAGCTCAGCTGGATAGAGCAACAGCCTTCTAAGCTGTGGGTCGAAGGTTCGAATCCTTCCGCGATCACTCATGAGAAAACCTTCATTGCTTGAGCAGTGGAGGTTTTTTGTTTTACATTCAACTAACATCATAAAGCAAAAAGCGGCTGCCCCCATGTGGAGCAGCCGCTTTGATTTTCGCGGGGGTATACGCGAGTGCTTACTTCACAATCACCTGTTGGTGACGGATGTCGGCTCCCGTGTTCACCACCATCATATACACGCCCGGGGGGACATCTATATTCCACTGCATCTGGTGCTGACCCGCTTGCAGGTAGCCATCCTGTATCACTGACAATACTTTGCCCTGCAGGTCGTAGACCTTCACGCTGGCCTGTCCGCTTTCACTCATCTCAAAGCGAATACTGGCCTGGCTGTTGGCAGGGTTCGGCATGATGGTCAGGCCTGACAAGTTGCTGTTGCCCGCTGCCATGCCTTCGGCGCGGGGTGCGCATTGTTGATCCACCTTGATTTTTCTCGTATAAGAACGATCGCAGGTAGTGCTGTCGCCGCCTGTACCTGAAACTGTCAACGTGACCGTGTAGTCACCGACGGCGGCATAGGTATGGGTCGGACTCTTGACATTGGATGTGGTGCTGTCACCGAAATCCCATGTCCAGCTGTTGATCGTGGTGCCCGGCATCACAAAGGTGAAATTCATGAATTTCACTGTCATGCAGCTGTCGCGTGTGCGGAAGCCCGGACGGATGTAGCAGGGCGCATCGCTGCAATCGTTCACGGTCACGTGCCTGCAATAGGTCCTTGTACATGCAACGCTGTCGTGATCCATAGCAGTTACGGTCAGACATACGTTGTAGGTACCCTCGGTGGCATAAGTGTAATCCGGGTGCTGATCGGTGGATGTACTTCCGTCGCCGAAATCCCATGACCATCCGGTGATGGTGGTTCCATTCCTGGTACCGCTGTTGTCATGGAAGGAAACCGTCATGCAGCTGTCGCGCATACAGAATGAGGGGCGGATGTAACAATCATCATTCGAACAGTTGTCCCTCACCTCTACCCTGCGGCAGTAAGTTTGCTCACAAACCGAGCTGTCACCACCGATGGCGGTCACGGTCAGGCAAACACTGTTGTACACGCCGGCATTGGCGTAGGTATGGGAAGGATTCTGACTGTTTGATGTGGATCCATCGCCGAAATCCCATGACCATCCGGTGATGGTGGTACCCGGAACAACTTCGGCATCGCCCATGAAATTCACGGTCAGACATGTGGTATCCTTTTCATATTTGAAGTGAGGTTTCACATGGCATGGCGCGTTGCTGCAATCGCGAACCTTCACCTGTTTGCAATAGGTACGTGTGCATTGGGCACTGTCGCGATCCATGGCGGTCAGGGTCAGACATACATCGTAGGTTCCTTCGGTTGCATATACATGCTCGGGGTTCTGATCAGCGGAAGTTGTGCCATCGCCGAAGTCCCATGACCAATCGGTGATCACAGTCCCTTTTGCAGTGCTGCTGTAATCGCGGAAGCGAACCGTGAGGCAGCTGTCGCGCTCACCAAAGCCCGGACGGATGTAACACATATTGGTACCGCAGTCGCGCACTTCCACCCTACCGCAGTAGGTTTGATCGCATTGAGAACCGTTGCCACCCACTGCGGTCACGGTCAGGCATACATTGTTGTATACACCCGGGTTTGCGAACACATGCACCGGGTTCTGGCTGGTGGATGTGGTGCCGTCACCGAAATCCCACAACCAACCGGTGATGGTGGTGCCGGGTGCTGCGTTGGCCGAACCGAAGAAATTCACGGTCAGGCAGGTGGTATCATTGAATGATTTGAAGTAGGGTTTGATGTGACAGGGTGCATTGCTGCAATCTTCAACCGTTACCTGGCGGCAGTACAGGCGGGTGCATTCGGAGCTGTCTTTGTTCAGTCCGGTCACCGTAAGGCACACGGTGTAAGTTCCGCCGGCACCATACAGGTGCTCGGGGTTCTGATCAGATGACGTGGTACCGTCACCGAAATCCCATGACCATGCGGTGATGGTTGATCCCCAACCTGCATCGCTGACATCGTGGAATTTTGCGGTCAGGCAGCTGTCGCGTTCGTAAAAACCTGCTTTTACGTGGCAATCGTTTCCGCATCCTTTAAGGGTAATGTACCGGTCATAGCTGCGGTCGCATACATTGCTGTCTGCGTCCATGCCGGTGATGGTAAGCGTAACTTTGTATGTACCTCCCGTAGGATAGGCATGTGATGGATTTTGTACTCCATCTGTTGAACCATCACCGAAATCCCATGACCATGAGGTAATGGTTGTTTTGGATCCGGCGGTGCTTTGATCCGTGAAGTTCACTGTACAACTGTCAACCTTTGCATCGAAGTAGGGTTTGAGGCTACATCGTTTGTCGTGGGATTGTGCGGAAGCCACAGATCCCACGCA encodes the following:
- a CDS encoding L-serine ammonia-lyase; the protein is MEQISVFDMFKVGIGPSSSHTMGPWKACLRMLESLGERVGQVTEVKVHLFGSLAKTGKGHGTGRAIMLGLAGENPAEISADKAEKIVLQVRETKQLVLGGKLQLDFDPQHHILYHFDRQLPFHSNAMEFEVFLKDGGLLREVYYSIGGGFVVKEDETQQEQSIQLTYPVSSAADLLRFCKETGMSISDVVMANEKCWKSERDVKEGLIGIWNVMQECIYRGCHKTGKLPGGLDVHRRAYDLDELLIKGAHYDNLQEWKQQIAKGENTFRRTLNWVACFALAVNEENASFGRVVTAPTNGAAGVIPAVLMYYNIFCRNEGDDDIVRFLLTASEVGSIFKKGATISAAMGGCQAEIGVASAMAAAALCERFGGTPKQSLMAAEIAMEHHLGLTCDPIGGLVQVPCIERNTMGAMKAITACNIALYSDPGVAKISLDDVVTTMWETAQDMSTKYKETSEAGLASRIPVNLPEC
- a CDS encoding SCO family protein; translated protein: MLQKSEKIRLVSLVVVLAVGVAIGYRINTSRETKQLPILSPADINPELVDTSMQKVTHDHTIQDFTLVNQDGKQVHLESLENKVYVSDFFFTTCQGICLKMAVQMQRVYKAFENDDRVMFVSHTVMPEQDSVEALKAYADKYHAHTDKWMFLTGDKKQIYDLARKSYFAVTTKGDGGKSDFIHTENFILIDSHHRIRGFYDGTDPKQIDQLIDDIHLLLEEEGKQRRS
- a CDS encoding PKD domain-containing protein; this encodes MKNTRSKLFTGLCTVAMLCVGSVASAQSHDKRCSLKPYFDAKVDSCTVNFTDQSTAGSKTTITSWSWDFGDGSTDGVQNPSHAYPTGGTYKVTLTITGMDADSNVCDRSYDRYITLKGCGNDCHVKAGFYERDSCLTAKFHDVSDAGWGSTITAWSWDFGDGTTSSDQNPEHLYGAGGTYTVCLTVTGLNKDSSECTRLYCRQVTVEDCSNAPCHIKPYFKSFNDTTCLTVNFFGSANAAPGTTITGWLWDFGDGTTSTSQNPVHVFANPGVYNNVCLTVTAVGGNGSQCDQTYCGRVEVRDCGTNMCYIRPGFGERDSCLTVRFRDYSSTAKGTVITDWSWDFGDGTTSADQNPEHVYATEGTYDVCLTLTAMDRDSAQCTRTYCKQVKVRDCSNAPCHVKPHFKYEKDTTCLTVNFMGDAEVVPGTTITGWSWDFGDGSTSNSQNPSHTYANAGVYNSVCLTVTAIGGDSSVCEQTYCRRVEVRDNCSNDDCYIRPSFCMRDSCMTVSFHDNSGTRNGTTITGWSWDFGDGSTSTDQHPDYTYATEGTYNVCLTVTAMDHDSVACTRTYCRHVTVNDCSDAPCYIRPGFRTRDSCMTVKFMNFTFVMPGTTINSWTWDFGDSTTSNVKSPTHTYAAVGDYTVTLTVSGTGGDSTTCDRSYTRKIKVDQQCAPRAEGMAAGNSNLSGLTIMPNPANSQASIRFEMSESGQASVKVYDLQGKVLSVIQDGYLQAGQHQMQWNIDVPPGVYMMVVNTGADIRHQQVIVK